The following are from one region of the Deltaproteobacteria bacterium genome:
- a CDS encoding nitronate monooxygenase has product MLKTRLTELLGIEYPIQCGTMQGITRAELVSAVANAGGFSCIPAATFPEEEELLDEIKKTKDMTDKPFGVNVSLFPALMPRPAEELIDTVIESGVKIIETAGRNPQPYREQIADAGLIHIHKCARVRDAVKVDRLGVDAVSIVGTECGGHPSMEGVTSLVLIPQAVDGTEKPLIAGGGFSDGRSLVVALALGAEGVNMGTRFMGTKECTVPDAVKQKMIESPETSTVIVMQSLGNPSRVLRNAWAEKILEMENRGASFEELAPLISGEAGRTGWLQGDLDKGLFSVGQVVGRIHDIPSVAELMQAIVSEAMEVKERLIQTLSAD; this is encoded by the coding sequence ATGCTGAAAACGAGATTAACAGAACTGTTGGGAATTGAGTATCCGATTCAGTGCGGGACCATGCAGGGGATAACCCGGGCTGAATTGGTGTCGGCCGTGGCAAATGCCGGGGGCTTTTCCTGTATCCCGGCGGCCACCTTTCCGGAAGAAGAGGAACTGCTGGACGAGATTAAAAAAACCAAAGACATGACGGATAAGCCGTTTGGGGTCAACGTCTCCCTGTTTCCGGCCCTGATGCCCAGGCCGGCTGAGGAGTTGATTGACACGGTTATTGAATCAGGAGTGAAAATAATCGAGACAGCCGGTCGGAACCCGCAGCCTTACCGGGAGCAGATCGCCGACGCCGGTCTGATTCACATCCATAAGTGCGCCCGTGTGCGGGACGCGGTCAAGGTGGATCGCTTGGGTGTGGATGCGGTATCCATCGTCGGTACGGAGTGCGGCGGCCATCCGAGTATGGAGGGCGTGACCTCTCTGGTCCTGATACCGCAGGCCGTGGATGGAACGGAGAAGCCCCTGATTGCCGGTGGGGGATTCAGCGACGGCCGCTCTCTGGTGGTGGCCCTGGCCCTCGGGGCGGAAGGCGTCAACATGGGGACCCGTTTCATGGGCACCAAGGAATGTACGGTGCCTGACGCGGTCAAGCAGAAAATGATCGAATCTCCTGAAACGAGCACTGTGATCGTCATGCAGTCTCTGGGAAATCCGAGCCGGGTTCTTCGAAACGCCTGGGCAGAAAAAATCCTCGAGATGGAAAACCGGGGCGCTTCCTTTGAAGAACTCGCGCCCCTGATCAGCGGGGAGGCCGGCCGCACGGGATGGCTGCAGGGAGACCTCGACAAGGGACTCTTTTCAGTCGGGCAGGTCGTGGGCCGTATCCATGACATCCCGAGCGTTGCCGAACTCATGCAGGCAATCGTGTCTGAAGCGATGGAGGTAAAAGAGAGGCTGATTCAGACTCTCTCGGCCGATTAG
- a CDS encoding CoA-binding protein, with the protein MISPEADLIPFFNPRHIAIVGVSRGKNRFGGMSFMRRLQDFNFSGKLYPINPRADELQGLKAYPNLSSVPEVPDLAIVCVAARYVPAILEECGRIGLRHIHIFSAGFKEIGTKEGKELERQVVSISKENGLLVIGPNCMGPYCPSAGLTAWGALPGMSGPLGVISQSGGITQRLTEYAYSLGIGVEKAVSFGNAAVLDSTDYLKFMAEDEKIRVIAMYLESVKDGQGFLELAREVSQKKPIIIWKGGETEAGARTVASHTGTMAGKHRLWEAFFRQAGAMQVHSMNEWADAVTAFCLLPAPEGKSIFLVGGGGGNSVSYSDICIREGLDVPPLSETTMESLRQSVPVAGSIAGNPLDMWRTFEDPEYLAEVLALGYRDPYIDMIIIDRLIPRLAFHMDLTSDMTLKTIEFIKKKGHQKPTVFTVDSDGGDPDLAVKGTAQRAEFCKAGIPAYPSLSRAARALAHLCRYYTRETNKLDSYSS; encoded by the coding sequence ATGATCTCCCCAGAAGCCGATTTAATACCATTTTTCAATCCAAGACATATTGCCATTGTCGGCGTTTCAAGAGGCAAGAATCGTTTTGGCGGCATGAGTTTCATGAGGAGACTTCAGGATTTTAATTTTTCAGGGAAGCTTTATCCCATCAACCCGCGGGCTGATGAGCTTCAAGGACTCAAGGCTTACCCTAACCTGTCATCTGTCCCTGAGGTGCCGGACCTGGCTATCGTCTGCGTAGCTGCACGGTATGTGCCCGCGATTCTTGAAGAATGCGGGCGCATTGGCCTGAGGCACATCCATATCTTCTCTGCCGGGTTCAAAGAAATAGGAACAAAAGAAGGAAAGGAGCTTGAAAGACAGGTTGTCTCCATTTCCAAGGAAAACGGACTCCTGGTCATCGGCCCAAATTGTATGGGACCTTACTGCCCTTCAGCAGGCCTGACGGCGTGGGGCGCTTTGCCTGGCATGAGTGGCCCGCTCGGCGTTATTTCTCAGAGTGGCGGGATCACCCAGCGCCTGACCGAATATGCATATTCGCTGGGGATTGGCGTGGAGAAAGCGGTTAGTTTCGGGAACGCCGCGGTCCTGGACAGCACGGATTACCTTAAGTTCATGGCTGAAGATGAAAAGATTCGGGTAATCGCCATGTATCTGGAGAGCGTTAAGGATGGCCAGGGCTTTCTGGAGCTTGCCAGGGAAGTAAGCCAAAAAAAACCTATTATTATCTGGAAGGGCGGAGAGACCGAGGCCGGGGCCAGGACAGTGGCCTCCCATACCGGCACCATGGCTGGCAAGCACAGGCTCTGGGAAGCCTTTTTTCGTCAGGCCGGAGCGATGCAGGTACACTCAATGAACGAGTGGGCGGACGCCGTCACCGCCTTCTGCCTTCTGCCAGCGCCAGAAGGAAAGAGTATCTTCCTTGTCGGGGGTGGAGGTGGTAATAGCGTATCTTACAGTGATATCTGCATTCGCGAGGGACTTGATGTTCCGCCCTTGTCTGAAACCACTATGGAAAGCCTGCGTCAGAGCGTGCCCGTGGCAGGCTCAATCGCTGGAAATCCGCTCGATATGTGGCGGACCTTTGAAGATCCGGAGTATCTGGCAGAGGTTTTGGCGCTGGGATACCGGGACCCTTATATTGATATGATCATTATTGACCGACTTATTCCCAGACTTGCCTTTCACATGGATCTAACATCAGACATGACGTTGAAAACGATTGAATTTATTAAAAAGAAAGGACATCAAAAGCCCACGGTCTTTACGGTGGATTCCGACGGCGGGGACCCTGATCTGGCCGTTAAGGGAACTGCTCAGAGGGCAGAGTTTTGCAAGGCCGGAATCCCGGCTTATCCATCGCTTAGCAGGGCGGCCAGAGCCCTGGCTCACCTTTGCCGTTATTATACCCGTGAGACCAATAAACTTGATTCATATAGCTCTTGA
- a CDS encoding MaoC family dehydratase, with product MEQAAQPIKTGQEIPSLIKTAYMPIDPDERNPIHTDDYAKKYGMRGALVGGAILLSYVLEMLYNYFGQNWLYYGKINVSFVGGGAINGDVVTSHGLITALEPEEAGTRLKLDVWLENQDQSKIVVGEASCIQQQPAQ from the coding sequence ATGGAACAAGCTGCGCAGCCCATAAAGACAGGTCAGGAGATCCCCAGCCTGATCAAAACGGCCTACATGCCCATTGACCCGGATGAACGGAATCCCATCCATACCGACGACTACGCCAAGAAATATGGCATGCGAGGGGCCCTGGTGGGAGGCGCCATCTTGCTGAGTTATGTGCTGGAGATGCTGTATAATTATTTTGGCCAGAACTGGCTGTATTACGGCAAGATCAATGTTTCCTTTGTCGGCGGCGGGGCGATAAATGGTGATGTGGTCACCAGTCACGGTTTGATCACCGCGCTAGAACCCGAGGAAGCCGGTACCAGGCTTAAGCTTGATGTCTGGCTGGAAAATCAGGATCAGAGCAAGATAGTGGTTGGTGAGGCGAGCTGCATCCAGCAGCAGCCGGCCCAATGA